One genomic window of Ricinus communis isolate WT05 ecotype wild-type unplaced genomic scaffold, ASM1957865v1 Ctg19, whole genome shotgun sequence includes the following:
- the LOC125368817 gene encoding uncharacterized protein LOC125368817 → MPRILLKERGAFGNADTGGAWLSSARAVRCWTAGDKPEEGEDDVKSSCPLCPGRHTCYNGRDKGSRSREGDHTAVNSFPGLVHTARHTMGAGHARSRYLNRKEGDAEGRASDWSEVVTRALSHMDSSMCSSAPDPEMWIIQGTLEDRWGDSGEIQCRSNFLFTRGIRAVRGGPPRLLSSRESIHPLSMYGQLSLEHRFRFGLNGKIKWST, encoded by the exons ATGCCGCGAATCCTCTTGAAAGAGAGGGGTGCCTTCGGGAACGCGGACACAGGTGGTGCATGGCTGTCGTCAGCTCGTGCCGTAAGGTGTTGG ACTGCCGGTGATAAGCCGGAGGAAGGTGAGGATGACGTCAAGTCATCATGCCCCTTATGCCCTGGGCGACACACGTGCTACAATGGCCGGGACAAAGGGTCGCGATCCCGCGAGGGTGA CCATACGGCGGTGAATTCGTTCCCGGGCCTTGTACACACCGCCCGTCACACTATGGGAGCTGGCCATGCCCGAAGTCGTTACCTTAACCGCAAGGAGGGGGATGCCGAAGGCAGGGCTAGTGACTGGAGTGAAGTCGTAACAAG GGCTCTCAGCCACATGGATAGTTCAATGTGCTCATCAGCGCCTGACCCTGAGATGTGGATCATCCAAGGCACATTA GAGGATAGATGGGGCGATTCAGGTGAGATCCAATGTAGATCCAACTTTCTATTCACTCGTGGGATCCGGGCGGTCCGGGGGGGACCACCACGGCTCCTCTCTTCTCGAGAATCCATACATCCCTTATCAATGTATGGACAGCTATCTCTCGAGCACAGGTTTAGGTTCGGCCTCAATGGGAAAATAAAATGGAGCACCTAA